The genomic window GCGGACGACCTGACCGCCGCCGAGGCCGCACAGGGCGTACGCGTCGGTGCGGGAGACCTGCTCCTCGTGCGCGTGGGCCACCGGCGCCGCCGCCGGGAGGCCGGAGCCTGGAACGCCGCGGACGCGCGCGCCGGACTGCATCCCGAGGCCGTGGGGTTCCTGGCCGAACGGCGCGTCGCGGTACTCGGCAGCGACAGCAACAACGACACCGCCCCGAGCGCGGTGGAAGGAGTCGCCTACCCCATCCATGTACTCACCATCCACGCCATGGGCATGCACTTGATGGACTATCTCCAGTTCGAGGAGCTGGCACCGGTGTGCGCGCAGGAGGGCCGCTGGAGCTTCCTCTGCGTGGTCGCGCCGCTGCGCCTCCCGTCCGCCACGGGCTCGCCGGTCAACCCGATCGCCGTCCTGTGACATCTGCGGCATCCGTGATCCACCGATATCTTCGACCGACAGGCCGCTTGCCGGCCAGAGCCGTGAGGACGGTGCCCCGCCATGACCGAATCCCCTCACTACGACGTCATCATCATCGGCACCGGCGCGGGCGGCGGAACCCTCGCCCATCGCCTCGCCCCGTCGGGCACACGCGTACTCCTCCTCGAACGCGGCGACTACCTCCCCCGGGAGCGCGACAACTGGGACTCCACGGCCGTGTTCGTCAAGGGCAAGTACCGGGCCCCCGAGTTCTGGTTCGACAAACACGGCAACAGCTTCCCGCCCGAGGTCAACTACTACGTCGGCGGCAACACCAAGTTCTACGGCGCCGCCCTCTTCCGGCTGCGTCCCGAGGACTTCGGCGCACTGCGCCACCACGGCGGCGTCTCCCCCGCGTGGCCGCTGCGCTACGAGGACCTGGAGCCGTACTACACCCAGGCCGAGCACCTCTACCTCGTCCACGGCCGGCACGGGGAGGACCCCTGGGAGGGCCCGGCGAGCGCGCCGTACGCGTATCCGCCCGTCCAGCACGAGCCCCGCATCCAGCAGTTGAGCGACGACCTGGAGAAGCAGCGACTGCACCCCTTCCACCTGCCCATCGGGGTCAACCTGACCCAGGACGGCGGCGGCCGGGCGGTCCACTCCAGCGTCTGCATCCGCTGCAACCGCGTCGACGGCTTCCCCTGTCTGGTGCGCGGCAAGTCCGACGCGCAGGTGATCTGCGTCGAACCCGCCCTGGAGCACCCCAACGTCGAGATGATCACCAACGCCCATGTGGTCCGCCTGGAGACCGACGCCACCGGCCGCAGCGTCACCGGCGTCGTCACCCGGCTCGGCGACGGCACCGAGCCCCGCTTCTCCGCGGACGTCGTCGTCGTCTCGTGCGGCGCCGTCAACTCCGCGGTCCTGCTGCTGGCATCGGCGAACGACCGGCATCCGGGCGGGCTGGCCAACAGCTCGGACGTCGTCGGCCGGCACTACATGCGGCACAACAACCTGGCGCTGATGGCGGTGTCGAAGGAGCCCAACGACACCCAGTTCCAGAAGACCCTCGCCCTCCACGACTGGTACCTGGGCGCCGACGACTGGGACTATCCGCTCGGCGGCATCCAGATGCTCGGCAAGTCCGACGCCGAGCAGATCCACGGCGAAGCCCCGCGCTGGGCCGGGGCCGTGGCCCCGAACATGCCCTTCGAGGTGCTGGCCCACCACGCCGTCGACTTCTGGCTGTGCGGTGAGGACCTCCCCGAGCCCGGCAACCGCGTCACCCTCGACCGCGAGGGCGGCATCCACCTCGCCCTCGACGAGAAGAACAACATCGAAGGGCTCGACCGGCTGCGCCACAAGCTCCAGGGCATGCTGGGCCACCTGGGCATGCAGGAGCACCATCTGCTGTCCCACAGCATCTATCTGCACAAGGGCATGCCCATCGGCGCGACCGCCCACCAGGCCGGCACCGTCCGCTTCGGCACCGACCCGGCCTCCTCCGCCCTGGACATCAACTGCAAGGCCCACGACCTCGACAACCTGTACGTCGTGGACACGAGCTTCTTCCCGAGCATCGGCGCGGTCAATCCGTCACTGACGGCCATCGCGAACGCCCTGCGCGTCGGCGACCACCTCCTGGAGCGGCTGCGCGGCTGAGCCGACCGGGGGAACATCGCCCGTCCAACGGCCCAACGGCCCGTGCGCTGCCCCGACCACCGCCGTCCGCGGGTGGTTCCGTGTCGCGCGGGCCCGCGGTGACCTCGTCGCGGCCTGCGGGACCCGAGGCACGTACTCAGGAGGCGTCGTGAATTCCCAGGCCGATGCGGCACCGTACCCGATCCCGCCCCTGCTGAAGGGACAGAAGGCACTGGTCACCGGCGCCAACTCGGGGATCGGCAAGGCGACGGCGATCGCGCTGGGCCGCGCGGGCGCCGATGTGGTCGTGAACTACGTGGCGGACGCCGAGGCCGCCGACGAGGTCGTCAAGGAGATCACCGCCGCCGGGGTGCGCGCCGCCGCCTACGAGGCCGATGTGTCCCAGGAGGACCAGGTCGTCGCCATGGTCGACCGGATGGTGCGGGAGTTCGGCACCATCGACATCATGGTCGCCAACGCCGGCCTCCAGCGGGACGCCCCCTTCACCGAGATGACGCTCGCCCAGTGGCAGAAGGTCATCGACGTCAACCTCACCGGCCAGTTCCTCTGCGCCCGCGAGGCGACCAAGGAGTTCCTGCGCCGCGGCGTCGTTCCCGAGGTGTCACGCGCCGCCGGGAAGATCATCTGCATGAGCTCGGTCCACCAGATCATCCCCTGGGCCGGCCACGTCAACTACGCCTCCTCCAAGGGCGGCGTGCAGATGATGATGGAGACCCTGGCCCAGGAGCTGGCGCCGAAGAAGATCCGGGTGAACGCGGTCGCGCCGGGCGCCATCAAGACCCCCATCAACACCAGCGCCTGGGAGACCCCCCAGGCCGAGAAGGACCTGCTGACCCTGATCCCGTACGGCCGCGTCGGCGACCCCGAGGACATCGCCCGCGCCGCGGTCACCCTCGCCTCGGACCTCATGGACTACGTGGTCGGCGCGACGCTGTACGTGGACGGAGGGATGACCCTCTTCCCCGGATTCGCCACCGGCGGCTGACGCCCGTCCGCACCGCAGGGCTCCCGACCACCGAAGGCACACATGCACAGTTCGGCCCAGCTGCTGGCGGACGCACCGGCCCAGCTCCTCCCGGCCAGGCAACTCATGGCGTTCACCCTGGCCTCCCACATCATCCTGGTGCCGATGGGGGTGGCGCTGCCGCTGATCACCCTGGTCATGCACTACCGGGGGATGCGCCGGGACGACCCCGTCGCGCTGCTGCTCGCACGGCGCTGGTCGGCCGTGATGGCCGTCCAGTTCGCCGTCGGGGTCGTGACCGGCACGGTCCTCTCCTTCGAGTTCGGGCTGCTCTGGCCCGGGCTGATGGGCAGATGGGGCGACGTCTTCGGGATCGGATTCGGCATCGAGGCATGGGCGTTCTTCCTCGAAGCCGTCCTCATCGCCATCTACCTCTACGGCTGGCGGCGGTTGAAGCCGCGGACCCACTTCCTGCTCGGACTTCCGCTGCCCGCGGTCGCGCTGCTCGGCGCGTTCGGCATCATCGCGGCCAACTCATGGATGAACACGCCCCAGGGCTTCACTCTCGACGCCGAAGGCAACCCGGTCGACGTCGACGTCTGGAAGGCCCTCTTCACCCCGATGTTCGGGCCGCAGTACTGGCACTTCGTCGTGGCGATGTTCGTGACCGCCGGATACGTCGTCGCGGGCGTGTACGCCGTGGGCTGGCTGCGCGGCCGCAGGGACCGCTACCACCGGCTCGGCTTCACCGTCCCGTTCACCCTCGCCGCCGTCTTCACCCCGGTGCAGTTCGTCCTCGGCGACTCCATCGCCCGCTCGGTCTTCCACAAGCAACCCGTGAAGTTCGCCGCGATGGAGATCGTCTGGAAGACCGACACCCATGTCCCGGAGTACATCTTCGGCAGGCTCCACCCCGACGGGACCGTCTCCGGCGGCATCAGGATCCCCCAACTCGACTCCATGCTGGCCGGGTTCAAGCCGAGCACGGAGGTCACCGGGCTCACCTCCGTCCCGGCCTCCGACCGGCCGAACGCCACCCAGGCCACCATCGCCCACTGGGCCTTCGACCTTATGGTCGTGATCGGTTCGCTCCTGTTGCTGCTCGCGCTCTGGTACGGCCTCGTCCTGTGGCGGCGGCGCAAGGAGCCCGAACCCCGCCGGCTGCCCCAGTCCCGCTGGTTCTGGCGCAGCGCGGCCTGTGCCGGGGTCGCCTCGGTCGTCGCGGTCGAGTGCGGCTGGATCACGACCGAGGTGGGACGGCAGCCCTGGATCGTCTACCAGAACATGCGCGTCGCCGAGGCGGTGACCGCGACCCGGTCGACCACCCTGTGGATCATGTTCGGCCTGGTGATCGTCGTCTACGTCTTCATCTTCGGCTCCTTCCTCGCCCTGCTGCTCAAGATGCGGACCCGGTGGCGGCTCGCCGACGCGGGGCAGTACGCCGGCCACCCCGCCGAAGGACCGGAGACCGACCTCCCCTACGGTCCCCGGCGCGCCTCGCGGGCGGATGGTGCGCCCGCCGCACACGGCACAGCGGGCAGACCGGGAGAGGGCGGGGAGTCATGACGCTCGCCGGGCTCATCGCCGTCGTGCTGCTGCTCGCGGTGGCCGCGTACGCATGCGCCGGCGGCACGGACTACGGCGCCGGATTCTGGGACCTGCTCGCCGGCGGCGCGGAACGCGGCAAGCGGCCACGGTCGCTGATCGACCATGCGATGGCACCCGTGTGGGAGGTCAACAACGTCTGGCTGGTGTTCATCCTGGTCATCATGTGGACCGGGTTCCCCGTCCTGTTCCAGACCGTCTTCTCCGCCATGTGGCTGCCGCTGGCGCTCGCCGCCGTCGGCATGGTCCTGCGCGGCGCCGGGTTCGCACTCCGCAAGCCCATGCGGCGGCTCTTCCCACGGCGGCTGTACGGCGCGCTGTTCGCCGTCGCCTCACTGCTGACCCCGTTCTTCCTCGGCGCGGCCGTCGGCGGCATCGCCTCCGGCCGGGCGGCACCGGGCACCGAGGCGTCGGCGGAGGCCTGGGCCAACCCCACGTCCGTCTTCTTCGGGCTGCTCACCATCGCCGCGACGGCCTTCCTGGGGGCGGTCTTCCTCTCCTCGGACGCCGCGCGCTTCGACGCGCCCGATCTCGTCGGCTACTTCCGCCGCAGGGCCCTCGGCAGCCTCGCCGTCGTGGTGCTGCTCGGCCTCGCCGCGTTCCTCGTCGTCCGCGGCGACGCCCCGCGTCTCTGGCACGGGCTCACCCACGGCGTGGGGCTCGTCCTCGTCGTCGTCGCCGTGGTCTGCGCCGTCGCCACGGGCTGGCTGCTGCTGCGGGGCCGGGGCAAGTGGTCCCGTACCACCGCCACCGGACTGGTCGCCGCGGCCGTCCTCGCCTGGGGCTTCGCCCAGCGGCCGTACCTCGTCCCGACGTCCCTGACCGTGACGGAGGCCGCGGGCGACCCCACGACGCTGACGTGGCTCGCCTTCGTCACGCTCGTCGCACTGATCCTGGTCGGCCCCGCCGTCTTCCTGCTCTACTGGCTGGACACCCACGGCGAGCTGGAGTCCCT from Streptomyces formicae includes these protein-coding regions:
- a CDS encoding SDR family oxidoreductase; translated protein: MLKGQKALVTGANSGIGKATAIALGRAGADVVVNYVADAEAADEVVKEITAAGVRAAAYEADVSQEDQVVAMVDRMVREFGTIDIMVANAGLQRDAPFTEMTLAQWQKVIDVNLTGQFLCAREATKEFLRRGVVPEVSRAAGKIICMSSVHQIIPWAGHVNYASSKGGVQMMMETLAQELAPKKIRVNAVAPGAIKTPINTSAWETPQAEKDLLTLIPYGRVGDPEDIARAAVTLASDLMDYVVGATLYVDGGMTLFPGFATGG
- a CDS encoding GMC oxidoreductase, which codes for MTESPHYDVIIIGTGAGGGTLAHRLAPSGTRVLLLERGDYLPRERDNWDSTAVFVKGKYRAPEFWFDKHGNSFPPEVNYYVGGNTKFYGAALFRLRPEDFGALRHHGGVSPAWPLRYEDLEPYYTQAEHLYLVHGRHGEDPWEGPASAPYAYPPVQHEPRIQQLSDDLEKQRLHPFHLPIGVNLTQDGGGRAVHSSVCIRCNRVDGFPCLVRGKSDAQVICVEPALEHPNVEMITNAHVVRLETDATGRSVTGVVTRLGDGTEPRFSADVVVVSCGAVNSAVLLLASANDRHPGGLANSSDVVGRHYMRHNNLALMAVSKEPNDTQFQKTLALHDWYLGADDWDYPLGGIQMLGKSDAEQIHGEAPRWAGAVAPNMPFEVLAHHAVDFWLCGEDLPEPGNRVTLDREGGIHLALDEKNNIEGLDRLRHKLQGMLGHLGMQEHHLLSHSIYLHKGMPIGATAHQAGTVRFGTDPASSALDINCKAHDLDNLYVVDTSFFPSIGAVNPSLTAIANALRVGDHLLERLRG
- a CDS encoding cytochrome d ubiquinol oxidase subunit II, whose amino-acid sequence is MTLAGLIAVVLLLAVAAYACAGGTDYGAGFWDLLAGGAERGKRPRSLIDHAMAPVWEVNNVWLVFILVIMWTGFPVLFQTVFSAMWLPLALAAVGMVLRGAGFALRKPMRRLFPRRLYGALFAVASLLTPFFLGAAVGGIASGRAAPGTEASAEAWANPTSVFFGLLTIAATAFLGAVFLSSDAARFDAPDLVGYFRRRALGSLAVVVLLGLAAFLVVRGDAPRLWHGLTHGVGLVLVVVAVVCAVATGWLLLRGRGKWSRTTATGLVAAAVLAWGFAQRPYLVPTSLTVTEAAGDPTTLTWLAFVTLVALILVGPAVFLLYWLDTHGELESLTEADLRRSGAGNPAEGE
- a CDS encoding cytochrome ubiquinol oxidase subunit I, which produces MHSSAQLLADAPAQLLPARQLMAFTLASHIILVPMGVALPLITLVMHYRGMRRDDPVALLLARRWSAVMAVQFAVGVVTGTVLSFEFGLLWPGLMGRWGDVFGIGFGIEAWAFFLEAVLIAIYLYGWRRLKPRTHFLLGLPLPAVALLGAFGIIAANSWMNTPQGFTLDAEGNPVDVDVWKALFTPMFGPQYWHFVVAMFVTAGYVVAGVYAVGWLRGRRDRYHRLGFTVPFTLAAVFTPVQFVLGDSIARSVFHKQPVKFAAMEIVWKTDTHVPEYIFGRLHPDGTVSGGIRIPQLDSMLAGFKPSTEVTGLTSVPASDRPNATQATIAHWAFDLMVVIGSLLLLLALWYGLVLWRRRKEPEPRRLPQSRWFWRSAACAGVASVVAVECGWITTEVGRQPWIVYQNMRVAEAVTATRSTTLWIMFGLVIVVYVFIFGSFLALLLKMRTRWRLADAGQYAGHPAEGPETDLPYGPRRASRADGAPAAHGTAGRPGEGGES